The following proteins are encoded in a genomic region of [Eubacterium] hominis:
- a CDS encoding helix-turn-helix transcriptional regulator, with translation MTKHMTDIGTKLKLLRENANLTQKQIAKYLSIDRSLVSKIEKGECSINSDTLNQLSTLYGCPVSLLISNDASSPAFSQAFKAASLDFTEQQALSILNKIALNQFTMDQLDELIKDDKNKLSFKK, from the coding sequence ATGACAAAACATATGACAGATATCGGAACTAAACTAAAACTACTTCGTGAAAATGCTAACCTGACACAGAAACAAATCGCTAAATATTTATCAATTGATCGAAGTCTTGTATCAAAAATTGAAAAAGGAGAATGTTCAATTAACTCAGATACCTTAAATCAATTATCCACATTATATGGTTGTCCAGTGTCATTATTAATTTCAAATGATGCTTCATCTCCAGCTTTTTCGCAAGCATTTAAAGCAGCATCGCTTGACTTTACAGAGCAACAAGCATTATCCATCCTAAATAAAATTGCATTAAATCAATTTACAATGGATCAATTAGACGAACTTATCAAAGATGATAAAAATAAACTGAGTTTCAAAAAATAA
- a CDS encoding cation:proton antiporter has product MIAEFLDTQGNAGIIISISIILLAGFLCTRITKKLHFPNVSGYIISGIFIGPCVLHLIPSDIIQGMDFMTDIALAFIAFGVGKYFKKETLMKQGGKVMIITIFEALTAGLCITLSMVLLFHLPWSFSLLLGAIGCATAPASTIMTIRQYHAKGNFVDTILQVTALDDAVALIAFSICTALVEFMHADQTLQLSIILLPVVWNILAVFIGISFAYILNHIITEHRSDDHRLVITIAMILLLTGVCSCFNISPLLSCMVLGGVYINLSGNKDVFRQVNNFTPPITLTFFVLSGMRLDLHALVSCGLIGIVYFFVRIMGKASGAWAGAKLSHASTNVQLYLGLALIPQAGVSIGLAILGQRILPTYEGTMLSLIILSSAVLYEMIGPACAKLSLKLSGSIQSEQQHKPSHAITAHS; this is encoded by the coding sequence ATGATAGCAGAATTCTTAGATACGCAAGGAAACGCAGGCATTATTATCTCTATTTCCATAATATTACTTGCTGGTTTTCTTTGTACCCGTATCACAAAAAAACTTCACTTTCCAAATGTAAGTGGTTATATCATTTCAGGAATATTTATTGGTCCATGTGTGCTTCATCTGATTCCTTCTGATATTATTCAGGGCATGGATTTTATGACAGATATTGCACTCGCTTTTATTGCTTTTGGTGTTGGTAAATATTTTAAGAAAGAAACATTGATGAAACAAGGTGGCAAAGTTATGATCATTACAATTTTTGAAGCGTTGACAGCTGGCTTATGTATCACTTTATCCATGGTGTTATTATTTCATCTGCCTTGGTCTTTTTCCCTTCTACTTGGCGCAATTGGTTGTGCAACTGCACCAGCATCTACGATTATGACGATACGACAATATCATGCGAAAGGAAATTTTGTGGATACCATTCTACAGGTCACTGCTCTGGATGATGCTGTGGCACTCATTGCTTTCAGTATTTGTACAGCTTTAGTTGAATTTATGCATGCAGATCAAACACTACAGCTTTCTATCATTTTACTTCCTGTGGTATGGAATATCCTTGCGGTTTTTATTGGCATTAGCTTTGCCTATATCCTAAATCATATCATCACGGAGCATCGTTCAGATGATCATCGTTTGGTAATCACAATTGCTATGATTCTTCTATTGACAGGAGTATGCAGCTGTTTCAATATTTCTCCATTGTTATCATGCATGGTACTTGGTGGAGTATATATTAATCTATCGGGAAATAAAGATGTTTTCCGTCAGGTAAATAATTTTACACCACCAATTACATTAACATTTTTTGTGCTATCAGGTATGCGCTTAGACTTACATGCTTTGGTATCCTGTGGATTGATTGGGATAGTTTATTTCTTTGTTAGGATCATGGGAAAAGCTTCCGGTGCATGGGCTGGCGCAAAACTTTCACATGCCAGTACGAATGTGCAGCTATATCTTGGCTTAGCTTTGATTCCACAAGCAGGTGTATCCATTGGACTTGCCATATTAGGTCAACGCATCCTTCCAACATATGAAGGAACCATGTTATCTTTGATCATATTGTCCAGTGCAGTTTTATATGAAATGATTGGTCCAGCATGTGCAAAGCTTTCTTTGAAATTATCTGGTAGTATACAAAGTGAACAACAGCATAAACCTTCACATGCCATCACTGCTCATTCTTAA
- a CDS encoding LysR family transcriptional regulator: MIDTRIVSFLTLIECKSYTKAAQQLHLTQPAISHQIRQLEEEFQVKIFHKSKKSLILTPEGEILEKYAHRMMSVYNSTHQALEDAKNHLRRFVIATTPTAGEYYIPQLLAAYCSEHSDVRINLITDSINNIYNKLKLYEADFAIIDGRLTSDRYHSILLDTDYLCLIISPKHPLAKRSSVKMSELRDEKFILRSKEAGTREIFESYLESQRDSIRNYRILIETDSLATIKELVMSNMGVSIMSHNACKEDEQKGRLKTIPIMNSTMIREINLVYPKDFQHVDVLLELKKTYSKLH, from the coding sequence ATGATAGATACTAGAATTGTTTCCTTTTTGACACTTATTGAATGTAAAAGTTATACAAAGGCTGCTCAACAGCTACATCTAACACAGCCAGCAATTAGTCATCAGATACGCCAGCTTGAAGAAGAGTTTCAGGTAAAAATTTTTCACAAGAGTAAAAAAAGCCTAATTTTAACGCCTGAAGGAGAGATTTTAGAAAAGTATGCACATCGAATGATGTCTGTATATAATAGTACACATCAAGCTTTAGAGGACGCAAAAAATCATCTTCGCCGCTTTGTGATAGCGACAACACCAACAGCAGGGGAATACTATATCCCACAGTTACTTGCGGCATATTGCAGCGAACATAGTGATGTTCGTATAAATCTGATTACGGACTCTATAAATAATATTTATAATAAACTGAAATTATATGAAGCAGATTTTGCGATTATAGATGGACGACTCACTTCTGATCGATATCATTCTATCTTATTGGATACTGATTATTTATGTCTGATTATTTCACCTAAGCATCCTTTGGCAAAGCGCTCTAGTGTGAAAATGAGTGAATTACGGGATGAAAAATTTATACTTCGATCAAAAGAAGCAGGAACACGAGAGATATTTGAAAGCTACTTAGAATCTCAACGTGATTCTATCAGGAATTATCGTATATTAATTGAAACAGATTCCCTTGCGACAATCAAAGAACTGGTTATGAGTAATATGGGTGTGTCGATCATGTCACATAATGCTTGTAAAGAGGATGAACAAAAAGGCAGATTAAAAACGATTCCGATTATGAATTCCACTATGATTCGTGAAATTAACTTGGTATATCCAAAAGATTTTCAACATGTAGATGTCTTATTAGAGTTGAAGAAAACATATAGTAAACTTCATTAA
- a CDS encoding flavodoxin family protein, producing the protein MKVILFNGSPNIHGCTYTALHEIEETLQKNGIETEVFQVGSKNVRGCIGCGKCRESGKCIFDDIVNEAIDKIKEADGVVFGSPVYYASANGTMISFLDRLFYAASQHLAYKPGAVVVSARRAGTTATYDELNKYLGISNMLIVPAPYWNMVHGNTAEEVKQDREGLYIMRQIGENMTWMLKMLENAKANGIAPAILEKERTNFIR; encoded by the coding sequence ATGAAGGTTATTTTATTCAATGGAAGTCCTAATATTCATGGTTGTACGTATACTGCATTACATGAAATTGAGGAAACGTTACAAAAAAATGGTATTGAAACAGAAGTATTTCAGGTAGGCTCCAAAAATGTCCGTGGATGTATCGGGTGTGGTAAATGCCGTGAAAGTGGAAAATGCATTTTTGATGATATCGTGAATGAAGCAATTGATAAAATCAAAGAAGCAGATGGTGTAGTCTTTGGTTCCCCGGTATATTATGCAAGTGCCAATGGTACCATGATTTCATTCTTGGATCGTTTATTCTATGCGGCATCACAACATTTGGCTTATAAACCAGGTGCCGTTGTAGTAAGTGCAAGGCGTGCTGGAACAACCGCTACTTATGATGAACTGAATAAATATCTAGGCATTAGCAATATGTTAATTGTTCCTGCCCCATATTGGAATATGGTACATGGAAATACTGCAGAAGAAGTTAAGCAGGATAGAGAAGGTTTGTATATCATGCGTCAGATTGGTGAAAATATGACATGGATGTTAAAGATGTTAGAAAATGCCAAAGCAAATGGTATTGCCCCTGCAATACTTGAAAAAGAAAGAACAAATTTCATTCGATAA
- a CDS encoding GIY-YIG nuclease family protein, with product MLLNELPKADGYYVYLLRCIDETLYCGWTTNLLKRYEKHVNGKGAKYTKAHPPMEVYYYEVCKDATTARKREYEIKQMNRQDKLKLMDRGKEHVTNNEKSISDVTENIIENETT from the coding sequence ATGCTATTAAATGAACTGCCGAAAGCTGATGGATATTATGTTTATCTGCTGCGATGTATAGATGAAACATTATATTGTGGCTGGACAACAAATTTATTAAAACGTTACGAAAAACATGTGAATGGTAAAGGCGCAAAATATACGAAAGCACATCCACCAATGGAAGTTTATTATTATGAAGTATGTAAAGATGCGACTACAGCGCGAAAAAGAGAATATGAGATAAAACAAATGAATCGACAAGATAAATTAAAACTAATGGATAGGGGGAAGGAACATGTCACAAACAACGAAAAAAGCATTAGCGATGTCACTGAAAACATTATTGAAAACGAAACCACTTGA
- a CDS encoding TetR/AcrR family transcriptional regulator C-terminal domain-containing protein, giving the protein MSQTTKKALAMSLKTLLKTKPLDKITIVDIVEDCEVNRQTFYYHFQDIYDLIEWIYTSEALKVIGDKKTYATWQEGFFHIFEYIENNRDFVMSTYHSVSREHLENFLYQETYRLLMDVVEEQAKDKSVREEDKAFIANFYKYGFVGLILEWIGKGMKDSPKKIIDRLDIVIHGDIDKALKGFQHIV; this is encoded by the coding sequence ATGTCACAAACAACGAAAAAAGCATTAGCGATGTCACTGAAAACATTATTGAAAACGAAACCACTTGATAAAATCACCATCGTGGATATTGTGGAAGATTGTGAAGTTAATCGTCAAACTTTTTATTATCACTTTCAAGATATTTATGATTTAATTGAATGGATCTATACCAGTGAAGCTTTAAAGGTGATTGGTGATAAAAAGACGTATGCGACTTGGCAGGAAGGATTCTTTCATATCTTTGAATACATAGAAAACAATCGTGATTTTGTGATGAGTACCTATCATTCTGTTTCAAGAGAACATTTAGAAAATTTTTTATACCAGGAAACCTATCGTTTGTTGATGGATGTGGTGGAAGAACAGGCAAAGGATAAATCTGTGCGAGAGGAAGATAAAGCATTCATTGCGAACTTTTATAAATATGGATTTGTTGGATTAATTCTGGAGTGGATTGGAAAAGGAATGAAAGATTCTCCTAAGAAAATTATTGATCGATTAGATATCGTGATTCATGGAGATATTGATAAGGCGTTAAAAGGATTTCAACATATTGTATAG
- a CDS encoding class I SAM-dependent methyltransferase: protein MKENKYDDEVFFKKYSEMERSKKGLQGAGEWSELQKLLPDFEGKRVLDLGCGYGWHCLYAANHGAKLVHGIDISEKMLEVAKEKNSADVITYEQKAMEDLDFPENSFDVVLSSLAFHYVKDFTTLVEHISHWIEKDGTFVFSVEHPVFTSFGTQDWYYDDDGNILHFPVDRYYYEGKRDAIFLGEKVTKYHRTLTTYLNTLLVNDFVIEHIIEPQPPQDMLDLPGMKDEMRRPMMLLVSARKR, encoded by the coding sequence ATGAAAGAAAATAAATATGATGATGAAGTATTTTTTAAGAAATATAGTGAAATGGAACGTTCAAAAAAAGGTTTACAGGGGGCTGGCGAATGGTCAGAGCTACAAAAACTGTTACCTGATTTTGAAGGAAAACGTGTTTTAGATTTAGGTTGTGGCTATGGTTGGCATTGTTTATATGCCGCAAATCATGGCGCAAAGCTTGTTCACGGTATTGATATCTCAGAAAAGATGCTGGAAGTTGCAAAAGAGAAAAACAGTGCAGATGTCATCACATATGAACAAAAAGCGATGGAAGATTTAGATTTTCCTGAAAACTCTTTTGATGTTGTATTAAGCTCACTGGCATTTCATTATGTGAAAGATTTTACAACACTGGTAGAGCATATCAGTCATTGGATAGAAAAAGATGGAACATTTGTTTTTTCTGTAGAACATCCGGTCTTTACATCATTTGGAACACAGGACTGGTATTATGATGATGATGGAAATATCTTACATTTTCCAGTCGATCGCTATTATTATGAAGGAAAAAGGGATGCGATATTTCTGGGTGAAAAGGTCACAAAATATCATAGAACATTGACTACTTACTTGAATACATTGCTAGTGAATGATTTTGTGATTGAACATATCATTGAACCACAACCACCACAGGATATGTTAGATCTTCCTGGTATGAAAGATGAAATGCGCAGACCCATGATGTTATTGGTGTCCGCTAGAAAACGATGA